ATCGGCAAAAGCCCGTGGTACCGGCATTGCCAAAAGAAGTCCGGAATACATTGAAAAAAAGATCGACGAAGGCAAGGCTGTTATCGCCCTTACAGACAGTGGAGAATGGGTAGGTTTTTGCTATATCGAAACCTGGAGCCATGGAGAATATGTGGCCAACTCAGGCTTAATCGTAGCACCGCATTTCCGTAAAAGCGGTGTTGCCAAAAAGATCAAACAAACCATTTTTAAGCTCAGCCGTAAATTGTTTCCGGAGGCCAAAATATTTGGATTAACCACCGGCCTTGCGGTAATGAAGATCAATAGTGAACTGGGATACGAACCGGTTACCTATTCGGAGCTCACACAGGATGAGCAGTTCTGGGCCGGCTGCAAAAGCTGTGTCAATTACGAGATCCTTATGAGCAAGGACCGGAAGAACTGCATGTGCACCGCCATGCTGTATGATCCTAAAGACCACTATGAGCCGGAGGAAACCAAGGCCTTCTTTGAAGAAAACAAAACCGGGCTGGAGCGGTTACAGCGTTTTAAACAATGGAAATTTTTAAAGGCCTTTCGTAAAAAAGATAAAGCCGGAGGTGGCAGCGGAGGCGGATCATTAAAATCGTTCTTCAAAAGCGTGTTTCATTTATAACTGAAATGCTGATGCGGGCAATTGCGGAACAATTAGCACAGATCATACATCTATATACTGAAAAAATTCAGCATATAGACGACCCTTCGTTTTCAGTAAAACCAGGCAACGACAAATGGAGTAAGAAAGAAATACTCGGACACCTGGTGGATTCGGCTCAAAACAATATTCAGCGGTTCGTCAGGGTTCAATATGAATCCGAGCCCAATATCGTTTACAATCAGGACGAATGGGTAAAGACACAGTCCTACAATAGCTGGAACCGGGGAGAGCTGCTTGATTTGTGGCAATTATCAAATAAACAGATTGGCTTTATTCTGAAACATTTCCCGGAAGAAAAAAAGACATTAAAGGCGTATATGAATAAAGAACTTTGTACAATAGAATATATTGCACAGGACTATATTCGTCATTTGCTACATCATTTAAATCAAATCATAAGTTAAGAATACTATGGCTAAAAAAGTTGTACTGGGTTTTAGTGGCGGTTTAGATACATCGTTTTGCGTAAAATACCTCACCGAAGAAAAAGGATACGAGGTACACAGCATAATCGTAAACACCGGGGGCTTTAGCGAAGATGAGTTGAAAAAGATTGAAGAGCACGCAAAAAACCTGGGCGTAAAATCGCATAAGACGGTAGATGCTGTCAAAAATTATTATGATTCTATTATCCGATACCTGATATACGGAAATGTACTCAAAAACAACACCTATCCGCTCAGTGTATCTGCAGAACGTTTGAGCCAGGCCCTGCATATTGCCAACTACGCACGGGAACTGAATGCAGACGCCATTGCGCATGGCAGCACCGGTGCAGGAAATGACCAGGTACGGTTCGACATGGTGTTTCATATTATGGCACCGGAACTGGAAATCATCACTCCTATCCGGGATATGAACCTCAGTCGTGCGGCAGAGGTAGAATACCTGAAAAGTAAGGGTGTGGAAATGAATTTTGAGAAATCGGTTTATTCCATCAATAAAGGGCTCTGGGGCACCAGTGTTGGCGGCAAGGAAACACTTACCTCAAACGGCTATCTGCCCGATGAAGCATGGCCTACGCAGGTGACCCAAACCGGCACCGAGGCTGTAAAACTCTCGTTTGAAGAGGGCGAACTGAAAAGCGTAAACGATCAGAATTTTGCGCATCCAACAGAAGCCATACAACACCTCCAGCAAATTGCAGGCCCTTACGGCATTGGGCGCGATATTCATGTGGGCGATACCATTATTGGCATTAAAGGTCGTGTAGGCTTTGAGGCCGCCGCGCCCATTTTGATCATTAAAGCACACCATGCATTGGAGAAACATGTATTAAGCAAATGGCAATTACAGTGGAAAGACCAGATCTCCCAATTTTACGGCACCTGGTTGCACGAAGGTCAGATCCTCGATCCCGTAATGCGGGATATTGAAGCCTACCTGCAAAGCAGCCAGCGCAATGTAACCGGCGATGTATTTCTTCAGCTGCATCCCTACCGCTATCAGGTGTTGGGCATCGAAAGTCCGTATGATCTGATGAACAATGCATTCGGCAGCTATGGCGAAGCCAACAGAAGCTTTACCGGAGAAGATGTAAAAGGCTTTACAAGAATATTTGGTAACCAAACGTCCATCTATCACCTCATAAAAGAAAGTGCCCGGGCAGAAAAATAAAGTAGTCAGCGGCCACACGCCCATAGCTTCCTACCAATGGGGAGCAGGATGCGAAGCGTTTGTACTGACCGGTAATGATCACTTCTCTATAAAAAAAGAACGGATACCACCCGGTAAGGGAGAACAGTTGCATTTGCACAATAAGGCTACCCAGTTTTTTTATATACTGAAAGGAACTGGTTCTTTTGAAATCGACCAGTTGATTTTTACAGTACATGAAGGGCAGGGAGTAGAAATTTATCCGGGGCAACCGCATCGGATTTTCAACAATGAAACCGATTGGCTGGAATTTCTTGTTTGTTCACACCCGCTAACCGAACAAGATCGCTTAAATTTGCAAAGCTGAAAATCAAATAACAAAACAGAAGGCATGAATATAAAAGCTGGAATTATTGGTGGGGCAGGATATACCGGTGGTGAACTGATCCGTTTGTTAATTCATCACCCGTTTGTAACCGTTGCATTTATTCACAGCCGAAGTAACGCAGGAAAGCCGGTAACGGATGTACATGCAGATCTGGTAGGAGATACCGACCTGCGGTTTACAGATGCCATCTCACAGGATATTGATGTGCTGTTCCTTTGCCTGGGACATGGCGAATCCACGAAATTTTTGAAAGAGACGCCCATTGATGCGTCTGTCAGGATCATCGATCTGGCCAATGATTTCCGGTTAAGGAAAGACAGTAACCAGTCGCAACTAAACCGCAGCTTTGTTTACGGGCTTCCCGAACTGAACCGGGAAGCGATCAAAAACGCACAAAATATTGCCAACCCGGGCTGCTTTGCCACCACCATCCAGCTGGGATTATTGCCATTGGCGCATACCGGTATCCTTAAAGATATCTATACTACCGGTATTACCGGTTCTACCGGCGCCGGCCAGAAGCTGGCCGCCACATCACATTTCAGTTGGAGGGCCAATAATATACAGGCTTATAAAACGCTCACACATCAACACCTGGGCGAAATCGGCGAATCACTGGACCAATTACAACCCGGAACAGAGATCGATTTAAGCTTTGTGCCCTGGAGGGGTGATTTTACAAGAGGCATTTTCATCAGCTCCACCATTACCACCGATCTTTCCCTGGAAGAGCTCTATGTGTTGTTTGAAAACTTTTACAACGGCCATCCTTTTACCGTGGTAAGCCGCGCTCCCATCTTCCTGAAACAGATCGTAAATACCAATAAAGCTGTGATCCAGCTTGAAAAAGTGGGCTCCAAGCTGGTGGTGCACTCAGCAGCGGATAACCTGCTAAAAGGCGCCAGCGGACAGGCCGTACAAAACATGAATCTATTGTTTGGCATCGATGAGCGGGCCGGTTTAAATCTGAAACCCGCTGCTTTTTAAAATCAGCGATCAGATTTCAGCCTTCAGATCTGGGTTTCGAGTCTTTAGAAGAAGATTTAAAAACAGGAACCACGTCAAGTGTAAAACCGGAATCCAACCTGGGATTTTAAACATTAAGCCTGGAACCGTCCTTAGTGGCCAGACACTAATTTTTAGACCTCAAACGAACACCGGGATCTTCCTATCCAAATAACCGGTTGTCCAATCCGTAAGAGCGGGATTCGAGGATCTTTACTTTTTTGAAATCAGCATGCAGCGGATTTAATAGGAGATTAAACTCCTCAGGGATCACTGCCGACGGCATTCTTAAAGTGAGGTGTTCTTTTTGAACCAGGAACTGGTCACCCATAAAACGTGTATACTCGGTATCTTCAACCCATTTATTTTTTAATACATTTGGATGGATCTGTACCACCGGACTATCCGGCAGCTCAAGTGTAAGCAGGTAATAATCCGGCAGCATCTTATACATCGTCCGGTCATAATTCACCACAATTTCCAAGGCCGCCAGGGAAATATGTTCAGCAGTATAAAGCGCATACAAACCCTTGGAGTTCCAGCGTCCTCCATATAAAAAGGCTCCATAACCGGAAACATCTTCTTTATAAGGTGCATGCACCAGGCGATAAACAAACATCAGGCAGAAATTCCTTGTTCCATACGATG
The sequence above is a segment of the Niabella agricola genome. Coding sequences within it:
- a CDS encoding GNAT family N-acetyltransferase; amino-acid sequence: MDNLNQEIIVRVAEAADKKYSKIITDEMESSAKARGTGIAKRSPEYIEKKIDEGKAVIALTDSGEWVGFCYIETWSHGEYVANSGLIVAPHFRKSGVAKKIKQTIFKLSRKLFPEAKIFGLTTGLAVMKINSELGYEPVTYSELTQDEQFWAGCKSCVNYEILMSKDRKNCMCTAMLYDPKDHYEPEETKAFFEENKTGLERLQRFKQWKFLKAFRKKDKAGGGSGGGSLKSFFKSVFHL
- a CDS encoding DinB family protein; its protein translation is MRAIAEQLAQIIHLYTEKIQHIDDPSFSVKPGNDKWSKKEILGHLVDSAQNNIQRFVRVQYESEPNIVYNQDEWVKTQSYNSWNRGELLDLWQLSNKQIGFILKHFPEEKKTLKAYMNKELCTIEYIAQDYIRHLLHHLNQIIS
- the argG gene encoding argininosuccinate synthase, which gives rise to MAKKVVLGFSGGLDTSFCVKYLTEEKGYEVHSIIVNTGGFSEDELKKIEEHAKNLGVKSHKTVDAVKNYYDSIIRYLIYGNVLKNNTYPLSVSAERLSQALHIANYARELNADAIAHGSTGAGNDQVRFDMVFHIMAPELEIITPIRDMNLSRAAEVEYLKSKGVEMNFEKSVYSINKGLWGTSVGGKETLTSNGYLPDEAWPTQVTQTGTEAVKLSFEEGELKSVNDQNFAHPTEAIQHLQQIAGPYGIGRDIHVGDTIIGIKGRVGFEAAAPILIIKAHHALEKHVLSKWQLQWKDQISQFYGTWLHEGQILDPVMRDIEAYLQSSQRNVTGDVFLQLHPYRYQVLGIESPYDLMNNAFGSYGEANRSFTGEDVKGFTRIFGNQTSIYHLIKESARAEK
- a CDS encoding cupin domain-containing protein, producing the protein MHNKATQFFYILKGTGSFEIDQLIFTVHEGQGVEIYPGQPHRIFNNETDWLEFLVCSHPLTEQDRLNLQS
- the argC gene encoding N-acetyl-gamma-glutamyl-phosphate reductase, whose amino-acid sequence is MNIKAGIIGGAGYTGGELIRLLIHHPFVTVAFIHSRSNAGKPVTDVHADLVGDTDLRFTDAISQDIDVLFLCLGHGESTKFLKETPIDASVRIIDLANDFRLRKDSNQSQLNRSFVYGLPELNREAIKNAQNIANPGCFATTIQLGLLPLAHTGILKDIYTTGITGSTGAGQKLAATSHFSWRANNIQAYKTLTHQHLGEIGESLDQLQPGTEIDLSFVPWRGDFTRGIFISSTITTDLSLEELYVLFENFYNGHPFTVVSRAPIFLKQIVNTNKAVIQLEKVGSKLVVHSAADNLLKGASGQAVQNMNLLFGIDERAGLNLKPAAF
- a CDS encoding RES family NAD+ phosphorylase — protein: MFVYRLVHAPYKEDVSGYGAFLYGGRWNSKGLYALYTAEHISLAALEIVVNYDRTMYKMLPDYYLLTLELPDSPVVQIHPNVLKNKWVEDTEYTRFMGDQFLVQKEHLTLRMPSAVIPEEFNLLLNPLHADFKKVKILESRSYGLDNRLFG